The following are encoded together in the Ralstonia insidiosa genome:
- a CDS encoding Lrp/AsnC ligand binding domain-containing protein: MRTQRKPVRALDKLDRRILDLLQKDGRLSMKELSEAVGLTITPCIERVKRLEREGFILGYYARLNPAMLGASLLVFVEISLGSKAGNMFEQFRREVLRIPEVLECHLVSGDFDYLIKARIREMSEYRRLLGDILLQLPGAVQSKSYIVMEEIKETLAIDVTEEGG; this comes from the coding sequence ATGCGAACCCAGCGCAAGCCCGTCCGGGCCCTCGACAAGCTCGACCGCCGCATCCTCGACCTGCTGCAAAAGGACGGGCGGCTCTCGATGAAGGAGCTGTCCGAGGCCGTCGGGCTGACCATCACGCCGTGCATCGAGCGCGTCAAACGCCTGGAGCGCGAGGGCTTCATCCTCGGCTATTACGCACGGCTCAATCCGGCCATGCTAGGCGCGTCGCTGCTGGTGTTCGTGGAGATCAGCCTGGGCAGCAAGGCCGGCAACATGTTCGAGCAGTTCCGGCGCGAGGTGCTGCGCATTCCCGAGGTGCTGGAGTGCCACTTGGTCTCGGGCGATTTCGATTACCTCATCAAGGCGCGCATCCGCGAGATGAGCGAATACCGCCGCCTGCTCGGCGACATCCTTTTGCAGCTTCCGGGCGCAGTGCAGTCCAAGAGCTACATCGTGATGGAGGAGATCAAGGAGACCCTCGCCATCGACGTGACGGAAGAGGGCGGGTGA
- a CDS encoding alkaline phosphatase D family protein, whose protein sequence is MSDQPIFKPTRRTLIKGLVSASGTALLGSRMGDVLAQGVAPAAVTSERLRPQLPGGVMSGDITANSAIVWSRTDRPARMIVEYSTDAAFKKVVRRVGPTAIETSGLTARVDLTGLPAGANLFYRVRFQDLVHEKAFSEPVVGRFHTAPVHANRPICFVFSGDEAGQGWGINERFGGYRLYEAMRRESPDFFIHSGDQIYADGPIEAEVKLPDGSLWTNLTTEAKSHVAQTLDDYRGAFAYNQLDKNKRAFAAEVPFLVQWDDHEVRNNWYPGQQIGPEEKRYQERSASVLAARAKQVMFEYNPFRFNPVDPEQIYRAFQYGPLLDVFMLDERSYRGRNSPNRQTTLDADAAFLGPKQTAWLKQSLKQSKATWKVIASDMPISLVVPDLNPDVPKGTYEAWANADDGAPSGRELELAEILRFIKQENIQNVVWVTADVHYAQATYYHPSRAKFTEFKPFWEFVGGPINAGTFGPNEVDQTFGPDLRYVSIPKDNPQNQSPAALQQYYGRAKIDPATRTMHVSLHDLDGTSLWDVKLDPEA, encoded by the coding sequence ATGTCCGACCAGCCGATCTTCAAACCGACCCGCCGCACGCTGATCAAGGGTCTTGTCTCCGCCAGCGGCACTGCGCTGCTCGGCTCGCGCATGGGTGACGTGCTGGCCCAGGGCGTCGCGCCCGCCGCAGTCACTTCCGAGCGTCTGCGTCCGCAACTACCCGGCGGCGTGATGAGCGGCGACATCACCGCCAACAGCGCCATCGTCTGGAGCCGCACTGACCGCCCGGCGCGCATGATCGTCGAATATTCGACCGATGCCGCCTTCAAGAAGGTCGTGCGCCGCGTTGGCCCGACGGCCATCGAAACCAGCGGACTGACGGCGCGTGTCGATCTCACTGGCTTGCCTGCTGGTGCCAACCTGTTCTACCGCGTCCGCTTCCAGGATCTCGTGCACGAGAAAGCGTTCAGCGAGCCCGTTGTCGGCCGCTTTCATACTGCGCCGGTGCATGCCAACCGCCCGATCTGTTTCGTGTTCTCTGGCGACGAAGCGGGCCAGGGCTGGGGCATCAACGAGCGCTTCGGCGGCTATCGCCTGTACGAAGCCATGCGCCGTGAGTCGCCCGATTTCTTCATCCACTCCGGTGACCAGATCTACGCCGACGGCCCGATCGAAGCCGAGGTGAAGCTGCCCGATGGCTCGCTGTGGACGAATCTCACGACCGAAGCGAAGTCGCACGTCGCACAGACACTGGACGACTACCGCGGCGCCTTCGCCTACAACCAGCTCGACAAGAACAAGCGCGCGTTTGCTGCCGAGGTGCCGTTCCTCGTGCAGTGGGACGACCACGAAGTGCGCAACAACTGGTACCCCGGCCAGCAGATCGGCCCAGAAGAAAAGCGCTATCAAGAACGCAGCGCATCCGTACTGGCCGCCCGTGCAAAGCAGGTGATGTTCGAGTACAACCCGTTCCGCTTCAACCCGGTCGACCCGGAGCAGATCTATCGCGCGTTCCAGTACGGCCCGCTGCTCGACGTTTTCATGCTGGATGAGCGCAGCTATCGCGGCCGCAACTCACCGAACCGCCAGACCACGCTGGATGCCGATGCCGCCTTCCTCGGTCCGAAGCAGACGGCGTGGCTCAAGCAATCGCTCAAGCAGTCGAAGGCGACGTGGAAGGTGATTGCCAGCGACATGCCGATCTCGCTGGTGGTGCCCGATCTGAACCCGGACGTGCCCAAGGGCACCTACGAAGCGTGGGCGAATGCCGATGACGGTGCGCCGTCCGGCCGCGAGCTGGAGCTGGCCGAGATCCTGCGCTTCATCAAGCAGGAGAACATCCAGAACGTGGTGTGGGTGACGGCCGACGTGCACTACGCGCAGGCCACGTACTACCACCCATCGCGCGCCAAGTTCACGGAGTTCAAGCCGTTCTGGGAATTCGTCGGCGGGCCGATCAACGCCGGCACGTTCGGCCCGAACGAGGTCGACCAGACCTTCGGGCCGGACCTGCGCTACGTCAGCATCCCCAAGGACAATCCGCAGAACCAGTCGCCGGCTGCGCTGCAGCAGTACTACGGGCGCGCAAAGATCGATCCGGCCACGCGCACGATGCACGTGTCGCTGCATGATCTCGACGGCACATCGCTCTGGGACGTGAAACTCGACCCGGAGGCGTAG
- a CDS encoding cytochrome P450: protein MNPTTSGQCPFHAKDASPTPAAHPRGIWPPGPSTSLTGWSLLARMSRDLLGTLAAWQREFGDVVHLRFWPEHEIVVSDPTLVRELLVTHHDALVRWERGMHVFAQLHGHSVLIAEGEAWRGKRHAMQPNFSPKAVQAFVPTISAATEKALAQWPKHDMRWPIESAITSLAMDVITRMMFSSEIGEEARIAEQAIRVVSAAANAEFYWPASSPDWVPWKRAKRRARAALHGLIDRHLQARLAQPQDAWPDDLLTRLLQLHRDAPTAWPLHAVRDECMTAFLAGHETTAATLIWWAWCMASNPAAQALARREVQQTLQGRTPSPDTLASLPYLTQTIKETLRLYPAAPVLVSRRSTRPITLGTWQLPARTMFLIPVQVMHHDPRWFPEPLAFRPERFALDALELPRARGAYLPFGTGPRVCLGQHLAMSEMTVIAAMLLQRFTLSVPDNMQPPRPVMNVTLRPDQPLHLAIAPA, encoded by the coding sequence ATGAACCCGACCACTTCCGGCCAATGCCCTTTCCACGCAAAGGACGCATCGCCCACACCCGCCGCCCATCCGCGCGGCATTTGGCCGCCGGGCCCATCCACCTCGCTGACTGGCTGGAGCCTGCTCGCCCGCATGTCGCGTGACTTGCTGGGGACGCTGGCAGCATGGCAGCGCGAGTTCGGCGATGTTGTGCATCTGCGCTTCTGGCCTGAACACGAAATCGTCGTCTCAGACCCAACACTCGTGCGCGAGCTGCTGGTGACGCATCACGATGCGCTCGTCCGCTGGGAGCGCGGCATGCACGTGTTTGCACAGCTGCACGGGCACAGCGTACTGATTGCCGAGGGCGAAGCCTGGCGTGGCAAGCGACACGCCATGCAGCCGAACTTCTCCCCCAAGGCTGTCCAAGCTTTCGTGCCCACGATCAGCGCCGCCACCGAGAAAGCACTCGCACAGTGGCCAAAGCACGATATGCGCTGGCCGATCGAGAGCGCGATCACCTCGCTCGCCATGGACGTCATTACACGGATGATGTTTTCAAGCGAGATTGGCGAGGAGGCTCGCATCGCGGAGCAAGCCATCCGCGTCGTCAGTGCCGCCGCCAATGCAGAGTTCTACTGGCCCGCAAGCTCACCGGACTGGGTGCCCTGGAAGCGCGCAAAACGGCGTGCTCGGGCTGCACTGCACGGCCTGATCGACCGTCACCTCCAAGCGCGATTGGCCCAGCCGCAAGACGCCTGGCCCGACGATCTGCTGACCCGCCTGCTACAGCTGCATCGGGATGCCCCCACCGCATGGCCCCTGCACGCCGTACGCGACGAATGCATGACCGCGTTCCTGGCAGGGCATGAAACCACCGCAGCTACACTGATCTGGTGGGCCTGGTGCATGGCGTCGAACCCGGCTGCGCAGGCCCTTGCGCGCAGGGAGGTCCAGCAAACACTGCAGGGCCGCACACCGAGCCCGGACACGCTGGCCTCGCTGCCCTACCTCACACAGACGATCAAGGAGACACTGCGCCTCTACCCGGCTGCCCCGGTGCTCGTCAGCCGGCGAAGCACCCGGCCCATCACCTTGGGCACGTGGCAATTGCCTGCGCGCACCATGTTCCTGATTCCGGTGCAAGTGATGCACCACGACCCGCGCTGGTTCCCCGAGCCGCTGGCGTTCCGCCCGGAACGTTTTGCGCTCGATGCCCTTGAGCTGCCACGCGCACGCGGTGCCTACCTACCCTTTGGCACCGGCCCGCGCGTCTGCCTTGGGCAGCATCTGGCCATGTCTGAGATGACGGTGATTGCGGCGATGCTGCTGCAGCGTTTCACGTTGTCCGTGCCGGACAACATGCAGCCGCCACGCCCAGTGATGAACGTCACGCTGCGGCCCGATCAGCCGTTGCACCTGGCAATTGCGCCGGCTTGA
- a CDS encoding PA0069 family radical SAM protein → MSDRRVPRKGRGATSNLQGRFERDERTRVDDGWQPLVGQLDPEDAPPRIETTVSVERARSILSHNQSPDIPFGVSLNPYRGCEHGCVYCFARPTHAYLELSPGLDFETKLFAKTNAAEVLRETLAKPGYRCEAIALGVNTDAYQPIERELRITRDVLQVLHDCDHPVGLITKSTLIERDIDLLAPMAAKNLVVAAVTITTLDSELARKLEPRAATPSRRLRTIRTLAEAGIPVGVSVAPMIPFITDDHMEQILEAAREAGATYASYIVLRLPNELNAVFQDWLMAHFPDRAQRVMNRIRDLHGGQDYKADFSTRMRGTGIWADLLRQRFYKAADKLGYRYHRYNELVLDTSQFKPPERAISAVKPRKPVDERQGSLF, encoded by the coding sequence ATGTCTGATCGCCGCGTCCCCCGCAAGGGGCGCGGCGCCACTTCCAATCTGCAAGGCCGCTTCGAACGCGATGAACGCACGCGCGTCGATGACGGCTGGCAGCCGCTCGTCGGGCAGCTCGATCCGGAAGACGCGCCGCCACGCATCGAGACCACGGTCTCCGTTGAGCGTGCGCGCTCGATCCTGAGCCACAACCAATCGCCGGACATTCCGTTTGGCGTGTCGCTCAACCCGTATCGCGGCTGCGAACACGGTTGCGTGTATTGCTTCGCGCGGCCTACGCACGCGTACCTTGAGCTATCGCCGGGCCTCGATTTCGAGACCAAGCTGTTCGCCAAAACGAATGCTGCCGAGGTGCTGCGTGAGACATTGGCCAAGCCCGGCTACCGCTGCGAGGCCATCGCGCTGGGCGTGAATACCGACGCGTATCAGCCGATCGAGCGCGAGTTGCGCATCACGCGCGACGTGCTCCAGGTGTTGCACGATTGCGATCACCCGGTCGGGCTGATCACCAAGTCGACGTTGATCGAACGCGACATCGATCTGCTCGCACCGATGGCCGCAAAGAACCTCGTCGTCGCAGCAGTCACCATCACGACACTGGACTCGGAGCTTGCGCGCAAGCTCGAGCCGCGCGCAGCCACGCCATCTCGCCGCCTGCGCACGATCCGTACGCTCGCCGAAGCCGGAATTCCGGTAGGAGTGAGCGTCGCGCCGATGATCCCGTTCATCACCGACGATCACATGGAGCAGATTCTTGAAGCCGCACGCGAGGCGGGCGCCACGTACGCGAGCTACATCGTGCTGCGTTTGCCGAATGAGCTGAACGCGGTGTTTCAGGATTGGCTGATGGCGCATTTTCCCGACCGCGCACAACGCGTGATGAATCGCATCCGCGATCTGCACGGCGGCCAGGACTACAAGGCGGATTTCAGTACGCGCATGCGCGGCACAGGCATCTGGGCCGATCTGCTGCGACAACGCTTCTACAAGGCCGCCGACAAGCTCGGCTACCGTTATCACCGCTATAACGAGTTGGTGCTCGACACCTCGCAGTTCAAACCGCCCGAACGTGCAATCAGCGCCGTCAAGCCGAGAAAGCCGGTCGACGAGCGCCAGGGCAGCCTGTTCTGA
- a CDS encoding PQQ-dependent sugar dehydrogenase, whose translation MLATWLGAALPAMATLPVETLHVPPGFQIEVLTDEMPSAREMVISPAGTLYVGSRAGKVYAMSLQKPGAPVHVVASGLQQPVGVAWRDGSLYVSAVSSIVRLDGIDKRLDNPPEPVVVNDKLPTETHHGWKFIAFGPDGKLYVPVGAPCNICHPDENRYANLMRMNADGSGLELVARGIRNTVGFDWHPKTHELWFTDNGRDMMGDDVPDDELNRITAPNPHFGYPFCHAGDVPDPEFGAGHPCSNYIPPVAKLGAHVAALGMRFYTGSSFPAEYRNSIFIAEHGSWNRSSKVGYRVMRVVLDETGKVIRQEPFVQGWLQGQSVWGRPADVLVAPDGSLLVADDYAGAVYRIRYIGK comes from the coding sequence GTGCTCGCAACTTGGCTTGGCGCGGCATTGCCGGCGATGGCCACGTTGCCAGTCGAAACGCTGCACGTGCCTCCGGGCTTCCAGATTGAGGTGTTGACCGATGAGATGCCATCGGCACGTGAGATGGTGATCTCCCCGGCGGGCACGCTGTATGTGGGCAGCCGCGCGGGCAAAGTCTACGCGATGTCGCTGCAGAAACCTGGTGCGCCAGTGCATGTGGTGGCTTCCGGCCTGCAACAGCCCGTAGGTGTGGCCTGGCGTGACGGCAGCCTGTATGTGTCGGCCGTGTCGAGCATCGTGCGACTCGATGGCATCGACAAGCGCCTCGACAATCCGCCCGAGCCGGTGGTCGTCAACGACAAGCTGCCCACAGAGACGCATCACGGCTGGAAATTCATCGCCTTCGGCCCCGATGGCAAGCTGTACGTGCCAGTGGGCGCACCCTGCAACATCTGTCACCCCGATGAAAACCGTTACGCCAACCTGATGCGCATGAACGCGGACGGTAGCGGCCTGGAACTGGTCGCGCGCGGCATCCGCAACACGGTCGGCTTTGACTGGCATCCGAAGACACACGAGCTGTGGTTCACCGACAACGGCCGCGACATGATGGGCGACGACGTACCCGACGACGAGCTCAACCGCATCACCGCGCCCAACCCGCATTTCGGCTATCCGTTCTGCCATGCCGGCGATGTTCCTGATCCGGAGTTCGGTGCGGGTCACCCTTGTAGCAACTACATACCGCCGGTTGCCAAGCTGGGCGCGCACGTGGCAGCGCTCGGCATGCGGTTCTACACCGGCAGCAGTTTCCCGGCCGAGTATCGCAACAGCATCTTCATTGCAGAGCATGGCTCGTGGAATCGTTCGTCCAAGGTCGGCTATCGCGTGATGCGTGTGGTGCTGGATGAAACGGGCAAGGTCATCCGGCAAGAGCCATTCGTGCAAGGCTGGCTGCAAGGTCAGAGCGTATGGGGCCGCCCGGCCGACGTGCTCGTCGCACCGGATGGCAGCCTGCTCGTGGCGGACGATTACGCTGGTGCCGTGTACCGCATCCGCTACATCGGGAAATGA
- a CDS encoding D-amino acid dehydrogenase, translated as MRVLVLGSGVIGVTSAYYLARAGHEVTVVDREAGPALETSFANAGQISPGYASPWAAPGVPLKAIKWMFQKHAPLSIRPDGTLFQLKWMWQMLRNCDAASYAQNKERMVRLAEYSRDCIRDLRADTGIAYEGRQQGTLQIFRTQQQLDGAANDIAVLERAGVPYELLSREDLVRSEPGLASTRHKLAGGLRLPNDETGDCQLFTTRLAAMAEQLGVRFHFNRTINSLIIKNDAVRGALVDGQPIDADLVVVALGSYSSPFLKNLVNVPVYPLKGFSITVPMTDADKSPVSTILDETYKVAVTRFDDRIRVGGMAQIVGYDKRLDPGKRNTLEFVVNDLFPGAGDVSRASFWTGLRPMTPDGTPIVGQTPVRGLWLNTGHGTLGWTMACGSGKLLSDLVSGRSPAIRADDLSVYRYLGGAPMPATKPALA; from the coding sequence ATGCGCGTGCTCGTTCTTGGCAGTGGCGTGATCGGCGTGACGAGCGCCTATTACCTGGCCCGCGCCGGCCATGAAGTCACCGTTGTCGACCGTGAAGCCGGTCCGGCGCTGGAGACGAGCTTTGCCAATGCCGGACAGATCTCGCCGGGCTATGCATCGCCGTGGGCTGCACCAGGCGTACCGCTCAAGGCCATCAAGTGGATGTTCCAGAAGCACGCGCCGCTCTCCATCCGCCCCGATGGCACCCTCTTCCAGCTCAAGTGGATGTGGCAGATGCTGCGCAACTGCGACGCCGCCAGCTATGCGCAGAATAAGGAACGGATGGTCCGCCTGGCTGAATACAGCCGCGACTGCATCCGCGACCTGCGCGCCGACACCGGCATCGCCTACGAAGGCCGCCAACAAGGCACGCTGCAAATCTTCCGCACGCAACAGCAACTCGACGGCGCCGCGAACGACATCGCCGTGCTCGAGCGCGCCGGCGTGCCCTACGAACTGCTTTCGCGCGAAGACCTCGTGCGCAGTGAACCAGGCCTGGCCTCGACCCGCCACAAGCTGGCCGGTGGCTTGCGCCTCCCCAATGACGAAACGGGCGATTGCCAGCTCTTCACCACGCGCCTGGCCGCGATGGCCGAACAGTTGGGCGTGCGTTTCCATTTCAACCGCACCATCAATAGCCTGATCATCAAGAACGACGCTGTGCGCGGTGCGCTGGTCGACGGCCAGCCGATCGACGCTGACCTCGTGGTCGTGGCGCTGGGCAGCTACAGCTCGCCGTTCCTGAAGAACCTGGTGAACGTGCCGGTGTATCCGCTCAAGGGCTTTTCGATCACCGTACCGATGACGGATGCGGACAAGAGCCCTGTCTCCACCATCCTGGACGAGACCTACAAGGTGGCCGTGACGCGCTTCGACGACCGCATCCGCGTGGGCGGCATGGCGCAGATCGTCGGCTACGACAAGCGCCTGGACCCGGGCAAGCGCAACACGCTGGAATTCGTGGTCAACGATCTGTTCCCGGGCGCCGGCGATGTGTCGCGTGCTTCGTTCTGGACCGGCCTGCGCCCGATGACGCCGGACGGCACGCCGATCGTCGGCCAAACGCCGGTGCGCGGCCTGTGGCTCAACACCGGCCACGGTACGCTGGGTTGGACCATGGCCTGCGGCTCGGGCAAGCTGCTGTCGGATCTGGTGTCGGGCCGCTCGCCTGCCATACGCGCAGATGATCTGTCGGTGTATCGCTATCTGGGCGGTGCGCCGATGCCTGCGACCAAGCCCGCATTGGCCTGA
- a CDS encoding NINE protein produces the protein MPTTALQKKSKLLTVLLAFLFGSVGAHRFYLKGGRDFWAWSQVFAMVLGAVGVALLLSTQRASVPGWICAIIGGASLLAGFLSALVYGLRPDDKWDAQFNADGTPTQSGWPVVMLTILTLMIGTGLLMAGLAITFQTYFETQVQAAKELSQ, from the coding sequence ATGCCTACGACCGCTCTTCAGAAAAAATCCAAGCTGCTGACCGTACTGCTCGCCTTCTTGTTCGGGAGCGTGGGCGCGCATCGTTTCTATCTCAAAGGCGGACGCGACTTCTGGGCGTGGTCGCAAGTCTTTGCCATGGTGCTCGGCGCGGTTGGCGTGGCACTCCTGCTGTCGACCCAGCGCGCCAGCGTGCCGGGCTGGATCTGCGCGATCATCGGCGGCGCTTCATTGCTGGCGGGGTTCCTGTCGGCGCTGGTGTATGGCCTACGCCCGGACGACAAGTGGGATGCGCAGTTCAATGCCGACGGCACGCCCACGCAATCCGGCTGGCCCGTCGTGATGCTGACCATCCTCACGCTGATGATCGGTACCGGCCTGCTGATGGCCGGCCTCGCCATCACCTTCCAGACGTATTTTGAGACGCAGGTGCAGGCAGCGAAAGAGCTGTCGCAGTAA
- the rpsP gene encoding 30S ribosomal protein S16: protein MVVIRLARGGSKKRPFFNIVATDSRNRRDGRFIERVGFYNPLAKDGEEGLRLVQDRLAYWQGVGAQLSPTVARLVKQGAAKAAA from the coding sequence ATGGTCGTGATCCGTCTGGCCCGCGGTGGCTCCAAGAAGCGCCCGTTCTTCAACATCGTTGCGACCGACTCGCGTAACCGCCGTGATGGCCGTTTCATCGAGCGCGTCGGTTTCTACAACCCGCTCGCCAAGGATGGCGAAGAAGGTCTGCGCCTGGTGCAAGACCGTCTGGCCTACTGGCAAGGCGTTGGCGCTCAGCTGTCGCCGACGGTTGCCCGTCTGGTGAAGCAAGGCGCTGCCAAGGCTGCTGCCTAA
- the trmD gene encoding tRNA (guanosine(37)-N1)-methyltransferase TrmD, with protein MQFDVISLFPDMFRALTDWGITSRAAKQQVYTLRTWNPRDFTTDNYRTVDDRPYGGGPGMVMLAKPLEAALDAIREAQAPAASHVVLLSPQGKPLTHKRVMELAQLPALTLLCGRYEAIDQRLVDRRVDEEISLGDFVLSGGELAAMAIIDAVVRQLPGVLGDAQSAVQDSFVNGLLDCAHYTRPEEYEGVRVPDVLLGGHHAEIEKWRRQQALLNTMRKRPDLIEAARKQGLLSRSDEAFLAAAATTAKGSDASIPGASTK; from the coding sequence ATGCAGTTCGACGTCATCTCGCTGTTTCCGGACATGTTCCGGGCGCTGACGGACTGGGGTATCACCAGCCGCGCAGCCAAGCAGCAGGTGTACACGTTGCGCACCTGGAACCCACGCGACTTCACGACGGACAACTACCGTACCGTGGACGACCGGCCTTACGGCGGCGGCCCTGGCATGGTGATGTTGGCCAAACCGCTGGAAGCCGCGCTGGATGCGATTCGCGAGGCGCAAGCGCCCGCAGCATCGCATGTGGTGCTGCTCTCACCGCAGGGCAAGCCGCTTACGCACAAGCGAGTGATGGAGTTGGCGCAGTTGCCGGCGCTCACGCTGCTGTGCGGGCGTTACGAGGCGATTGATCAGCGTTTGGTTGACCGCCGCGTGGACGAGGAAATCAGCCTTGGCGATTTCGTCCTCTCCGGTGGTGAGCTTGCGGCAATGGCCATCATCGATGCGGTGGTGCGGCAGTTGCCCGGCGTGCTGGGCGATGCGCAGTCGGCGGTGCAAGACAGCTTCGTCAACGGCTTGCTGGACTGCGCGCATTACACGCGGCCGGAAGAGTACGAAGGTGTGCGTGTGCCCGATGTCTTGCTGGGCGGCCACCACGCCGAGATTGAGAAGTGGCGCCGTCAGCAGGCGCTGTTGAATACGATGCGCAAGCGCCCCGATCTGATCGAGGCGGCGCGCAAGCAAGGTTTGTTGTCCCGCAGCGATGAGGCTTTCCTCGCTGCCGCGGCGACGACGGCAAAGGGGTCGGATGCTTCCATACCGGGAGCCTCGACCAAGTGA
- a CDS encoding helix-turn-helix domain-containing protein: MSSQFECPDPLARAPRVVRDGRVPDTRLHLAPPALQGAIVAILCRDTRGVALTDAQRLSHFPASPMVSLSWFQGIDAGLVERTDDGPQWRPFGTAAVLSGSQSLPTVTWAPTTGRGGMICLTADVAQTLFGVDMAVAADRFVDAYAVLGAVWHPLLDALLDTHDDAAVLAVLEQHLAARWHALQGQDTMVSSLRRAGRHWVQRLAWQAHEWRRTQSPRQVERRIKTFSGRSLREWQALVKTEGVYFAAMDRHAAGVPFDWAALAQDEGFADQAHFSRTAKRITGFSPSEFVERFVEDEAFWAYRLWV; encoded by the coding sequence ATGTCCTCACAATTCGAGTGCCCGGATCCCCTCGCGCGAGCGCCACGTGTTGTACGCGATGGCCGCGTACCGGATACGCGGCTGCATCTTGCGCCGCCTGCTTTGCAGGGCGCCATCGTGGCCATTCTGTGCCGTGACACGCGGGGCGTTGCGTTGACCGATGCGCAGCGCCTGTCTCATTTTCCTGCGTCGCCCATGGTGTCGCTGTCGTGGTTTCAGGGCATCGATGCAGGGCTTGTCGAGCGTACGGATGACGGACCGCAATGGCGGCCGTTTGGTACGGCGGCGGTGCTGTCAGGCAGTCAATCCCTGCCTACAGTAACGTGGGCACCGACCACTGGGCGTGGCGGCATGATCTGCTTGACGGCAGATGTCGCGCAGACCTTGTTCGGCGTCGACATGGCTGTGGCAGCGGACCGCTTTGTCGACGCCTATGCCGTACTGGGCGCCGTCTGGCATCCGTTGCTGGATGCGTTGCTCGATACCCATGACGATGCGGCTGTGCTGGCTGTACTGGAGCAGCATCTTGCTGCGCGCTGGCACGCGCTACAGGGACAGGACACGATGGTGTCGTCGCTGCGCAGAGCAGGTCGGCATTGGGTCCAGCGTCTGGCATGGCAGGCACATGAGTGGCGGCGCACACAGAGTCCACGCCAAGTGGAGCGACGCATCAAGACCTTCAGCGGACGGTCTTTGCGCGAGTGGCAAGCCCTGGTGAAAACCGAAGGCGTCTATTTTGCCGCGATGGATCGGCACGCAGCCGGTGTACCGTTCGATTGGGCCGCACTGGCCCAGGATGAAGGGTTTGCCGACCAGGCGCATTTCAGCCGTACGGCCAAGCGCATCACGGGCTTTTCCCCAAGTGAGTTTGTCGAGCGCTTTGTCGAAGACGAGGCCTTCTGGGCGTACCGGCTGTGGGTTTGA
- the rimM gene encoding ribosome maturation factor RimM (Essential for efficient processing of 16S rRNA): MCPGAGTTLPDDLVEVGYVGGAYGIRGWIKVQPHGEADALLNARTWWLKPAAGAVEVSTDWRVFPVGTSREHSGTVVAGSPAVPDRNVAEALRGCVVWVSRADFPAPDDDEFYWVDLIGATVVNEQQETLGTVTGLIDNGAHQILRIVGEGDVERLVPFVEVYVKSVDVAGQRIVVDWGLDY; encoded by the coding sequence ATGTGCCCGGGTGCGGGCACCACGCTGCCTGACGATCTCGTCGAGGTCGGCTATGTAGGTGGTGCCTATGGAATTCGCGGCTGGATCAAGGTCCAGCCGCACGGCGAAGCCGACGCGTTGCTCAACGCTCGCACCTGGTGGCTCAAACCGGCAGCAGGTGCAGTCGAAGTGTCGACGGACTGGCGGGTGTTTCCCGTTGGAACGTCGCGCGAGCATAGCGGTACGGTGGTGGCAGGTTCGCCTGCCGTGCCGGATCGCAATGTCGCCGAGGCGCTGCGCGGCTGTGTCGTGTGGGTTAGCCGTGCCGATTTTCCTGCGCCAGATGACGACGAGTTCTATTGGGTCGATCTGATCGGCGCTACCGTCGTCAACGAACAGCAGGAAACGCTCGGCACGGTGACGGGGCTGATCGACAACGGTGCGCACCAGATTTTGCGCATTGTGGGCGAAGGTGACGTCGAGCGGCTCGTGCCGTTTGTCGAGGTTTACGTGAAGTCGGTGGATGTGGCTGGTCAGCGCATCGTCGTCGACTGGGGTCTGGATTACTGA